The following nucleotide sequence is from Nocardioides daedukensis.
GAACTCACGGTCCTGGTCGAAGCGCACCACCTTGGAGCGCGTCGGCCACACCAGCGGCCCACGCCGGTTGATGTTGATCGCGGTGGTGCCCAGCCCGACCGGGCCGCCGCGCACGATGGTCTTGGCGACCTGCGGGCTCCACTTCGCCATCCGCGGGAGGTCGGTGACCAGCGCCCACACCGTGGCCGGCTCGGCATTGACCTCGATGGACTCTTCGATGAGTGCTTCGACGTTGCTCATGGCGGGACGGTAGCGGAGCGCTGGCCTCCACGACAGGACTGGTTCAGCCCGTGGGCGTTGCGGTGATCTCGTTCGGTACGACGTCCAGCTGGTGGCTGGCCCTCACCTTGCCGGTGACCAGGTCGACCAGGTGGATCTGCTTCGTGGCCGGTTCGGTGACATAGGCCGTGCCTCCCTGCACGTGCAGGGCCGGTCGCGGCTGCTGCCAGTCGATCGGCTCGCGCCAGGCCCGGGTGACCTCGATGGCGTCGGTGACCTTGCCGGACTCCACGTCGATGACCCGCAGCCGGCCGTCGGTGCCGAGCACCAGTCCCTCACCGTCGGGGCCGCGACCCAACGAACGGAACGTATAGCTGGCCGGGAGGTCGACCAGCCGGATCTTCGCGGTGCGGGTGTCGATCAGGCTGATCCGGGTGGGCCGTTCGAGCTCGGCGTCCTTCTCCGTCTTGTAGTCACCCAGCAGCACCGGGGACGCCTCGGAGCCGGCCTGGTTGCCGATCCGGCCGTAGGGATCAGGGCTCTGCACCTTGGTGAGGGTGCGCCCCTCGACGATCACCGCGCCGTCCTCGCAGCCGAAGACTGCGACCTGGTCGGCGGTGAACGCCTCGCCGTGTACTCCCGGGCACTCGTTGGTGGCGGCGAGCTCGTTGCCTGCCGGGGTGACCAACCGGACCCCGTTGCCGCCGTCCGGCGTACCGACGGTGTGGATCAGGTTGCCGTCCTCCCGCTCAACGGCAACGCCGTGGTGGGCGACCTCCACCCGGCGCGTGGTGAGCTCGGGATCACCGTCCTCGAGGTCGTGCGGGTCGAAGGCGACATAGGTGCCGGTCGCGTCGTCATATAGGACCGTCCGCTTCCCGTGTGCCACGACGTGGCCGGGCTCGTCGGCGGGCACCACGGTGCCGGTCATCCTCGGCTCGGTGACGAACGAGTGGCCGTGGTCGCTGTGTGCGTCGGTCCAGGCTCCGAGGTCGAGTGCCTCCCACCCCTTGGCCGTGGAGAGGAAGGCGTGGCGCCCGTCCCCGGCCTGGTTGATCCGGGTGAAGCCCTCCAGCTCGTGCTCGAGCAGCACCGTGCCCTTCTCGGCGTCGAGGACGATCACTCCGCCGTCGTGGGTGACGGCCACGCGTGGTTCGGGTGCGGCCACCTCGGTCGAGGTGACCGGCCGCTTCTTCGGCTCCGCCTCG
It contains:
- a CDS encoding SRPBCC family protein, which codes for MSNVEALIEESIEVNAEPATVWALVTDLPRMAKWSPQVAKTIVRGGPVGLGTTAININRRGPLVWPTRSKVVRFDQDREFAFRIKDNTTIWSFTLEPTAGGTRIVQRREAPDGVTKISDVLTKRVFGGHDGFQAELRDGMKQTLKRIKADVEA
- the aztD gene encoding zinc metallochaperone AztD, with amino-acid sequence MRTIPITLAAFLLLTGCGQDTDDEAEPKKRPVTSTEVAAPEPRVAVTHDGGVIVLDAEKGTVLLEHELEGFTRINQAGDGRHAFLSTAKGWEALDLGAWTDAHSDHGHSFVTEPRMTGTVVPADEPGHVVAHGKRTVLYDDATGTYVAFDPHDLEDGDPELTTRRVEVAHHGVAVEREDGNLIHTVGTPDGGNGVRLVTPAGNELAATNECPGVHGEAFTADQVAVFGCEDGAVIVEGRTLTKVQSPDPYGRIGNQAGSEASPVLLGDYKTEKDAELERPTRISLIDTRTAKIRLVDLPASYTFRSLGRGPDGEGLVLGTDGRLRVIDVESGKVTDAIEVTRAWREPIDWQQPRPALHVQGGTAYVTEPATKQIHLVDLVTGKVRASHQLDVVPNEITATPTG